A single region of the Gracilibacillus caseinilyticus genome encodes:
- a CDS encoding putative glycoside hydrolase: MQKYIRWPVTMILMMVVFASITLPVSAAGEEEKPRLKAASHQKLQSKLTKHKLPEALARFSFVSDLNFEYPDAVRGIYVTGNSAGGSRFEKLTKLIDNTDLNSMVIDIKEDNGYVTYKPEEKLPYEGVAKNYMKDPKEVLKTLEKKGIYPIARIVVFKDSMLAEARPDLSFTESNGKVWSNGKGESFVSPFKKEVWEYNVEIAKRAAELGFKEIQFDYVRFPEGFEKRDDELQYDLGEYADVDLDNIKKRVKAVTDFVSYAKEELEYYNVDVSVDIFGYAATIEETPGIGQNFSKISNNVDVISSMIYPSHWTPYFGIDKPDTEPYKLVNEYAKVENKVLEALDNPPTSRPWIQDFEAPWLYSGSTFQYGVEEVEAQIKALNENGIDEFLLWNAGNSYTEGVDYTPLD; this comes from the coding sequence ATGCAGAAGTACATAAGATGGCCAGTCACCATGATTTTGATGATGGTAGTATTCGCAAGTATCACACTTCCAGTAAGTGCAGCAGGTGAAGAAGAGAAGCCGAGGCTTAAGGCGGCGTCACATCAAAAGCTTCAATCAAAGTTAACCAAACATAAACTGCCTGAAGCTTTAGCTCGTTTTTCATTTGTCTCTGATTTAAATTTTGAGTACCCTGATGCGGTTCGTGGAATTTATGTAACTGGAAATTCTGCAGGAGGCAGCCGATTTGAGAAATTAACCAAACTTATCGATAATACGGATTTAAACAGTATGGTAATTGATATTAAAGAGGATAATGGTTATGTCACATACAAACCAGAAGAGAAATTACCTTACGAAGGTGTCGCTAAAAACTATATGAAAGACCCAAAAGAAGTGCTAAAGACCTTAGAAAAAAAAGGTATCTATCCAATAGCACGTATTGTCGTATTTAAGGACTCGATGCTTGCAGAGGCACGTCCAGATTTATCATTTACCGAAAGTAATGGGAAAGTATGGTCGAATGGTAAGGGAGAATCTTTCGTCAGTCCATTTAAGAAAGAAGTATGGGAGTACAATGTTGAAATCGCTAAACGAGCTGCTGAATTAGGATTTAAAGAAATTCAGTTTGACTATGTTCGGTTTCCGGAAGGGTTCGAAAAACGCGATGATGAGTTACAATATGATTTAGGTGAATATGCCGATGTTGATCTTGATAATATTAAGAAACGTGTGAAAGCTGTAACAGATTTTGTGTCATATGCGAAAGAAGAATTAGAATATTATAATGTCGATGTATCGGTTGATATTTTCGGATATGCGGCGACCATTGAAGAAACACCAGGAATCGGACAGAATTTCTCGAAGATTTCTAACAATGTAGATGTGATTTCATCTATGATTTATCCAAGTCACTGGACACCGTATTTCGGAATAGATAAGCCGGATACAGAACCATATAAGCTTGTTAACGAATATGCTAAAGTAGAGAATAAAGTATTAGAGGCTTTAGATAATCCACCGACCTCCAGGCCATGGATTCAGGATTTTGAAGCACCGTGGTTATATAGTGGATCCACTTTCCAATATGGTGTAGAAGAGGTAGAAGCACAAATTAAAGCATTAAATGAAAATGGCATCGATGAATTTCTGCTTTGGAATGCGGGGAACAGCTATACAGAAGGGGTGGATTACACACCGTTGGATTAG
- a CDS encoding ABC transporter ATP-binding protein — protein sequence MSKEKLLEVKDLKQHFDTGRKGVVKAVDGISFDIYRGETFGLVGESGCGKSTTGRTIIRLYDATNGEVKFNGVDVHGKKSKKDLKQFNRKMQMIFQDPYASLNPRMTVKEIILEGIEIHGLIKNDKEKTKRVEELLDTVGLNKEHATRYPHEFSGGQRQRIGIARALAVDPEFIIADEPISALDVSIQAQVVNLMKELQKEHGLTYLFIAHDLSMVKYISDRIAVMYFGRIVELADADELYNNPLHPYTKSLLSAIPLPDPDFERTRERTLYDPAKHDTEGAEFREAKPGHWVLCTDAEFKNMK from the coding sequence ATGAGTAAAGAGAAACTTTTAGAAGTTAAAGATTTAAAGCAGCACTTCGATACAGGGAGAAAAGGCGTTGTTAAAGCGGTAGATGGTATCAGCTTTGATATTTATCGTGGCGAAACCTTTGGACTGGTTGGCGAGTCAGGCTGTGGTAAATCGACAACAGGACGAACCATTATCCGTTTATACGATGCTACAAATGGTGAGGTTAAATTTAATGGGGTAGATGTCCATGGCAAGAAATCAAAGAAAGACTTAAAACAGTTTAACCGTAAGATGCAAATGATCTTCCAGGATCCGTACGCTTCGCTTAATCCGCGAATGACGGTAAAGGAGATAATATTAGAAGGTATCGAAATTCACGGCTTGATAAAAAATGATAAAGAAAAAACAAAGCGTGTAGAAGAGTTACTAGATACAGTCGGCTTAAATAAAGAACATGCTACGCGTTATCCACATGAATTCAGTGGTGGTCAGCGTCAGCGTATCGGTATTGCAAGAGCACTTGCAGTAGATCCGGAATTTATCATTGCCGATGAGCCGATTTCTGCACTAGATGTGTCGATTCAGGCGCAAGTCGTAAACCTGATGAAAGAACTGCAAAAAGAACATGGTTTAACATACCTTTTTATTGCCCATGACCTTTCAATGGTAAAATATATTAGTGATCGTATAGCGGTTATGTATTTTGGCAGAATTGTTGAATTAGCGGATGCAGATGAATTATATAATAATCCACTTCATCCCTATACGAAGTCACTTTTATCTGCTATACCGTTGCCAGATCCTGACTTTGAACGGACGCGTGAGCGGACATTATATGATCCTGCTAAACACGATACAGAAGGCGCAGAATTCCGTGAAGCCAAGCCAGGGCACTGGGTGCTATGTACAGACGCTGAATTTAAGAATATGAAGTAA
- the fabF gene encoding beta-ketoacyl-ACP synthase II, with protein sequence MTKNRVVITGMGAVTSLGNTVTQFWDQIQSGTSGIDYVTKVNKDDFPAKVAAEVKDWDPKQYMEKKESKRMDLFTQYAVAAAKMAVEDAKLDINDDNAHRVGVWIGSGIGGMATYDEQFRRFMDKGYKRVSPFFVPMLIPDMAAGQVSIQLGAKGINNCSVTACASGANSIGDAFKVIERGDADYMITGGAEAPLTDMSFAGFSTAKALSFNDDPKTASRPFDKNRDGFVMGEGAGILVIESLESAQKRGATIYAEILGYGASGDAYHITSPAPEGEGAARAMQQAIDDAEISPEQVDYVNAHGTSTAYNDSYETAAIKSVFKDHAYQFNVSSTKSMTGHLLGAAGAIESIICVKSIQDSIVPPTINYETPDEACDLNYVPNKAIEQDVNIAITNSLGFGGHNVTLVFKKYQ encoded by the coding sequence ATGACTAAAAATCGAGTTGTGATAACTGGTATGGGGGCGGTCACTTCATTAGGAAATACCGTTACTCAATTTTGGGATCAGATTCAATCAGGTACTTCTGGAATAGATTATGTGACAAAGGTAAATAAAGATGATTTTCCTGCGAAAGTAGCAGCTGAAGTAAAGGATTGGGATCCTAAACAGTACATGGAGAAAAAAGAATCCAAGCGAATGGATTTATTTACACAGTACGCGGTAGCAGCTGCAAAAATGGCAGTTGAAGATGCGAAGCTTGATATTAATGATGACAATGCTCATCGTGTAGGTGTTTGGATTGGTTCAGGAATCGGTGGTATGGCTACTTATGACGAACAATTCCGTCGATTTATGGATAAAGGCTATAAAAGAGTAAGCCCATTTTTCGTACCGATGCTTATTCCGGATATGGCAGCGGGTCAAGTATCAATTCAATTAGGTGCAAAAGGAATTAACAACTGTTCTGTTACAGCTTGTGCTTCAGGTGCCAATTCGATCGGTGATGCATTTAAAGTAATCGAACGCGGTGATGCAGATTACATGATTACTGGTGGAGCAGAAGCACCATTGACGGATATGTCTTTTGCTGGTTTCTCGACTGCGAAAGCTTTATCTTTCAATGATGATCCGAAAACAGCTAGCAGACCTTTTGATAAAAATCGTGACGGTTTCGTTATGGGGGAAGGTGCAGGTATCCTAGTGATTGAGTCATTAGAATCCGCTCAAAAACGTGGGGCGACGATTTATGCCGAAATCTTAGGATATGGTGCTTCCGGCGATGCTTATCATATTACTTCACCAGCACCGGAAGGAGAAGGAGCAGCACGTGCAATGCAGCAAGCGATTGATGATGCTGAAATCTCTCCAGAGCAAGTTGATTATGTAAATGCCCATGGTACAAGTACGGCATATAATGATTCCTATGAGACAGCAGCAATCAAGTCGGTGTTCAAGGATCATGCTTATCAATTTAATGTGTCTTCTACTAAGTCCATGACTGGTCACTTATTGGGTGCTGCAGGTGCAATTGAATCCATTATCTGTGTGAAATCGATTCAAGACAGCATTGTGCCACCAACGATCAACTATGAAACACCAGACGAAGCGTGCGATTTAAACTATGTTCCGAACAAAGCAATCGAACAAGACGTTAACATCGCCATCACTAACTCACTAGGTTTCGGTGGTCATAATGTAACGTTAGTCTTTAAGAAATATCAATAA
- a CDS encoding ABC transporter ATP-binding protein, translating to MDPILDVRNLHVTFDTYGGSVKAVRGVNFQLNKGETLAIVGESGSGKSVTTKALMGLVAKPAGRIPEGEILFEGKDLAKLANKEMQKIRGKDISMIFQDPMTSLNPTMKIGKQIMEGLILHQKMSKAAAKNRAIELLELVGIPQPGKRINQYPHQFSGGMRQRVVIAIALACNPKMLICDEPTTALDVTIQAQILELMKDIQKKMDTSIIFITHDLGVVANVADRVAVMYAGKIVETGTVDDVFYNPQHPYTWGLLGSMPTVDSTEEKLTAIPGTPPDLMHPPKGDAFAARNDYAMQIDLEEEPPMFKVSDSHYAATWLLHEDAPEVEPPASVKLRMKGMARRDSSTGGGNPS from the coding sequence ATGGATCCAATTTTAGATGTTCGTAATTTACATGTAACCTTTGACACGTACGGCGGGAGTGTTAAAGCTGTACGAGGAGTTAATTTTCAATTAAATAAAGGGGAAACATTAGCCATCGTGGGGGAATCCGGTTCTGGTAAGTCGGTAACTACAAAAGCTTTGATGGGGCTTGTAGCAAAACCAGCAGGGCGTATACCAGAAGGTGAAATCCTTTTTGAAGGAAAAGACTTAGCGAAACTAGCGAATAAAGAAATGCAAAAAATCCGTGGAAAAGATATTTCGATGATTTTCCAGGATCCGATGACTTCGTTGAACCCGACCATGAAAATCGGTAAACAGATTATGGAAGGTTTAATTTTACATCAAAAAATGTCAAAAGCAGCAGCGAAAAATCGTGCGATCGAATTACTGGAACTAGTAGGTATACCACAGCCGGGTAAACGGATTAATCAATATCCGCATCAATTCTCCGGCGGTATGAGACAACGTGTCGTTATTGCCATTGCACTGGCCTGTAACCCGAAAATGTTAATATGTGATGAACCAACTACTGCACTGGATGTAACGATTCAGGCACAAATTCTTGAATTAATGAAAGATATCCAGAAAAAAATGGATACATCGATTATTTTTATTACACATGACCTGGGTGTAGTTGCGAATGTTGCCGATCGTGTTGCTGTTATGTATGCAGGGAAAATTGTCGAGACAGGAACTGTTGATGACGTCTTTTATAACCCGCAGCATCCATATACATGGGGCTTATTAGGTTCCATGCCAACAGTGGATAGTACCGAAGAAAAGTTAACGGCGATTCCTGGTACACCACCGGATCTTATGCACCCACCAAAAGGGGATGCATTTGCTGCCCGTAATGATTATGCGATGCAAATTGACTTAGAAGAAGAACCTCCAATGTTTAAGGTTTCCGATAGTCATTACGCCGCAACATGGTTATTGCATGAGGATGCACCAGAAGTTGAGCCACCTGCATCTGTAAAATTGCGCATGAAGGGAATGGCGAGACGAGACAGCTCAACAGGGGGAGGAAACCCATCATGA
- the opp3C gene encoding oligopeptide ABC transporter permease, with product MDNHSNKKISSDRFKRVHLEEDRGEELTRPQLSYWKDAWIRLTKNKGAILGLIVLVFIIFMALVGPFFNDYDIEDANYDAAYLPPKIQGLEWLGFDGYQTYEVQGATEEEAIKRGMEGYELEEQYVSSTEVILTPEESDDGYYTVAIEADAYSAQGFEDEYFWFGTDKMGRDLWTRIWKGTQISLYIGFLAAMIDMVIGVLYGGVSGYYGGRTDNVMQRVIEVLSGIPNLVIVILMIILLNPGLLAITIALTITGWIGMARIVRGQVLKLKNQEFILAARTLGANDSRILMKHLIPNVISVIIINTMFTIPSAIFFESFLSFIGLGLQPPIASLGTLIDSAFDSYRVYPYMLLFPAVIISLLMIGFNILADGLRDALDPKMRK from the coding sequence ATGGACAATCATTCAAACAAGAAAATTAGCTCGGATAGATTTAAACGAGTCCATTTAGAAGAGGATCGTGGTGAAGAATTGACACGTCCTCAGCTCTCCTACTGGAAGGATGCCTGGATCAGGTTAACCAAAAATAAAGGGGCAATATTAGGTTTAATCGTCCTAGTGTTTATCATATTTATGGCATTAGTAGGACCTTTCTTTAATGATTATGACATTGAAGATGCCAATTATGATGCAGCATATTTACCACCTAAAATACAAGGCTTGGAATGGCTTGGATTTGATGGTTATCAAACCTATGAAGTACAAGGTGCTACGGAAGAAGAGGCAATCAAACGTGGTATGGAAGGCTATGAGTTAGAAGAGCAATATGTTAGTAGTACAGAAGTTATCTTAACGCCAGAAGAAAGTGATGATGGTTATTATACCGTAGCTATAGAAGCCGATGCCTATAGTGCTCAAGGTTTTGAAGATGAATACTTCTGGTTCGGAACCGATAAAATGGGCCGTGACTTATGGACAAGGATTTGGAAAGGAACACAAATTTCCTTATATATCGGTTTCTTAGCAGCGATGATTGATATGGTTATCGGGGTTCTGTATGGTGGAGTTTCCGGTTATTATGGCGGACGTACCGATAATGTCATGCAGCGGGTAATTGAAGTATTATCCGGTATTCCGAACTTGGTTATTGTTATCCTGATGATCATCTTACTGAATCCAGGTTTGCTGGCGATCACGATTGCCTTAACGATTACTGGCTGGATCGGTATGGCAAGAATTGTTCGTGGTCAAGTATTGAAATTGAAAAACCAGGAATTTATTTTGGCAGCTCGTACGTTAGGGGCAAACGACAGCAGAATTCTAATGAAGCACTTAATCCCAAACGTGATCAGTGTTATTATTATTAACACGATGTTTACGATTCCGAGTGCGATTTTCTTTGAATCGTTCTTAAGCTTTATCGGTTTAGGGCTTCAGCCACCAATCGCATCACTCGGTACTTTAATTGACTCAGCATTTGACAGCTATCGAGTATATCCATACATGTTATTATTCCCAGCTGTCATTATTTCGTTATTAATGATTGGCTTCAATATTTTAGCAGACGGTCTGCGGGATGCGTTAGATCCTAAGATGAGAAAGTGA
- a CDS encoding DUF3899 domain-containing protein translates to MTHIKRQTILFVIHLLLCLAFVFLFMEKFVLLHYINILFYLGGGYLIAGLLLYVTAKRFFDITAGSFQKVFTNTSKHKQWESTIVSVRPPSERVSIQALRFFIVQGSGLLIIMLVLLVIYYG, encoded by the coding sequence ATGACTCACATTAAGAGGCAGACCATTCTTTTTGTCATACACCTTCTATTATGCCTAGCTTTTGTATTTCTATTTATGGAAAAGTTCGTACTTTTGCATTATATTAATATATTGTTTTACCTTGGTGGAGGCTACTTAATAGCAGGATTGTTATTGTATGTTACGGCTAAACGTTTTTTCGATATTACGGCAGGCAGCTTTCAGAAAGTCTTTACGAATACTAGTAAACATAAACAATGGGAAAGTACCATTGTTTCAGTACGCCCCCCATCTGAACGGGTCAGTATACAAGCACTTCGATTTTTCATCGTACAGGGAAGTGGTTTACTGATCATAATGCTCGTATTACTTGTAATATATTATGGATAA
- a CDS encoding peptide ABC transporter substrate-binding protein has protein sequence MRQNKWFLLVVALLLGLVLAACSTTGSDSEEGSEEEGNTNESESTQTDEEKVLNIAATADIPTMDPIMAEDNVSFQYVSAVYEGLYRIATGGEIVSGVANKDETEISEDGLTYTFHLREDATWENGDPVTAQDFVYGWQRAIDPDNGSFYANYLMSGKIKNAAEIYAGDMEPSELGVSAPDDYTFVVELEKAVPYMDSYAAFMTFLPLNQEFVEEQGEDFALAPENMLSNGPFKMTEWETESGWVLEKNEDYWDAENVALNSINVKVIKDADTGLSNYEVGELDRVSLQGAQVKDNQTSPEFKSLTETSVFWLKMNQASAEKSEYMQNLNFRMALAKGFDKQSYIDVAYGNDSEPVNYFVPHDFVQHPETGEDFQTGSDVLAFDVEAAQEYWEKAKEELGFEEVTLSFLSGDTDVSKSISEFMKTELEENLEGLTLETVNVPWAQQLELMRKHEYELAVSGWGPDYKDAISFVDLWVTGGENNDVGYSNEDYDALVKSAKNELATKPVERFEALQQAEKIALEDAAIAPIMQRKTSVLSKDYVKGMDTMNPFGNDYSFKYVDIQK, from the coding sequence ATGAGACAAAACAAATGGTTTTTGCTAGTAGTAGCTCTGCTTTTAGGACTAGTACTTGCAGCATGTTCAACAACAGGAAGTGATTCTGAAGAAGGATCAGAAGAGGAAGGAAATACCAATGAATCTGAAAGTACGCAAACAGATGAAGAAAAAGTCTTGAATATTGCGGCAACTGCAGATATTCCGACAATGGATCCGATTATGGCTGAAGATAACGTCTCCTTCCAATATGTTTCGGCTGTCTATGAGGGCTTATATCGTATAGCAACTGGTGGTGAAATTGTATCAGGTGTTGCGAATAAAGACGAAACAGAAATTAGTGAGGATGGATTGACTTATACTTTCCATTTGCGTGAAGATGCAACATGGGAAAATGGAGATCCTGTAACTGCACAAGATTTCGTTTATGGCTGGCAACGAGCAATTGATCCAGATAATGGTTCTTTTTACGCTAATTATTTAATGAGTGGTAAAATTAAAAATGCAGCTGAAATCTATGCTGGTGATATGGAACCATCTGAATTAGGTGTAAGTGCACCTGATGATTATACGTTTGTAGTAGAATTAGAAAAAGCGGTTCCTTACATGGATTCATATGCAGCATTTATGACATTTTTACCGCTAAATCAAGAATTTGTTGAAGAACAAGGTGAAGATTTTGCATTAGCACCTGAAAACATGCTTTCTAACGGTCCATTCAAAATGACGGAATGGGAAACTGAAAGTGGATGGGTATTAGAAAAGAACGAAGATTATTGGGATGCAGAAAATGTTGCATTAAATAGTATTAATGTAAAAGTAATTAAAGATGCGGATACAGGTCTTTCTAACTACGAAGTTGGTGAACTTGACCGTGTATCTTTACAAGGGGCTCAAGTAAAAGACAATCAAACAAGCCCAGAATTTAAATCATTAACAGAGACAAGTGTCTTCTGGTTAAAAATGAATCAAGCTTCTGCTGAAAAGTCTGAATATATGCAAAACCTTAATTTCAGAATGGCACTAGCTAAAGGATTTGATAAACAATCTTATATTGACGTGGCATATGGTAATGATTCAGAGCCAGTAAACTATTTTGTACCACATGATTTTGTTCAACATCCTGAGACAGGTGAAGATTTCCAAACTGGTAGTGATGTGTTAGCGTTTGATGTGGAAGCTGCTCAAGAATATTGGGAAAAAGCGAAAGAAGAGTTAGGATTTGAGGAAGTAACTTTAAGCTTTCTAAGTGGAGATACAGATGTTTCTAAATCAATTAGTGAATTCATGAAAACTGAATTAGAAGAGAACTTAGAAGGACTAACATTGGAAACAGTTAACGTTCCATGGGCTCAACAACTAGAATTAATGCGTAAACATGAGTATGAATTAGCTGTATCTGGCTGGGGTCCAGACTATAAAGATGCTATTTCCTTCGTAGACCTTTGGGTGACAGGTGGAGAAAACAATGACGTTGGTTATTCTAACGAAGATTATGATGCACTTGTGAAATCTGCGAAGAACGAACTTGCGACTAAACCTGTTGAGCGTTTTGAAGCACTTCAACAAGCTGAAAAAATTGCTTTAGAGGATGCAGCAATTGCACCGATCATGCAACGTAAAACTTCTGTGCTTTCTAAAGACTATGTAAAAGGTATGGATACCATGAACCCATTTGGTAATGATTACAGCTTTAAATATGTAGATATTCAAAAGTAA
- a CDS encoding DUF3603 family protein: MLYLHDVWVNWFEGEENGYNVCPFHEWRKADGIEILDQAPILFIDNKTFDYIENDLQDIPQEILDKIYQRAYVRKNQERKALDYACIVTNGTAILAFDTMGYHIPIRKSRLIPRQERLVADLIEGRTATTYSLSNTTDKEFHILSLPTNYMVGLTRKERQLKQLLMIALDQLNVGQCSEEVRYWLTEWSPERYHTIKEMTFQKAWQTLYNEVVEGWSIHHEEFCKQIIKGQAFYEDIWEREQDTYSTKSLRS, from the coding sequence ATGTTGTATTTACATGATGTATGGGTCAACTGGTTTGAAGGTGAAGAAAATGGCTACAATGTATGTCCTTTTCATGAATGGAGAAAGGCTGACGGCATAGAAATTCTCGATCAAGCTCCAATACTCTTCATTGACAACAAAACCTTCGATTACATTGAAAATGACTTACAAGATATTCCTCAAGAGATATTAGACAAAATTTATCAACGTGCGTATGTGCGAAAAAATCAGGAACGAAAGGCGTTAGATTACGCCTGTATTGTAACGAATGGTACGGCAATTCTGGCATTCGATACAATGGGTTATCATATCCCGATTAGAAAAAGCCGGTTAATTCCTCGCCAGGAGCGTTTAGTAGCAGACCTGATTGAAGGAAGAACGGCTACAACCTATTCGTTAAGTAATACAACGGATAAAGAATTTCACATTTTATCATTGCCAACCAATTATATGGTGGGCTTAACAAGAAAAGAACGTCAATTAAAGCAATTATTAATGATCGCATTAGACCAGTTAAATGTAGGACAGTGTTCGGAAGAAGTACGGTATTGGCTGACAGAATGGTCACCGGAACGCTATCACACCATCAAAGAAATGACATTCCAGAAAGCTTGGCAAACGCTATATAATGAGGTGGTAGAAGGCTGGAGTATCCATCATGAAGAATTTTGCAAACAGATCATCAAAGGACAGGCTTTCTATGAAGACATTTGGGAGCGCGAACAGGATACCTATTCCACAAAATCATTACGATCATAA
- the opp3b gene encoding oligopeptide ABC transporter permease, protein MAKYILQRLIYMIITLFIIATATFFLMKMLPGSPFDANAQKMSEEQYESMLEHYGLDEPVPVQYVKYMAGMVQGDLGVSFQYDNRAVTDVILDRLGPSAQLGAQALIIGAILGIILGMVAAIRHNTWVDYTSNVIAVIGISIPSFVFAGILQYYLAVQWRLFPPSFWETPIHTVLPTIALMIFPMAICARFMRTEMLEVLGSDYIELARAKGVSSNSIMFKHAMRNALIPVITVLGPMTVSLMTGTLVIEQIFAVPGIGEQFVSSINTKDYPVIMGTTMLFSILFIVVILIVDLLYGLIDPRIRISGGKK, encoded by the coding sequence ATGGCCAAATATATACTGCAACGACTTATATACATGATCATCACGTTATTCATCATAGCAACAGCAACATTTTTTCTAATGAAGATGCTTCCAGGCTCTCCTTTTGACGCAAATGCGCAAAAAATGTCGGAAGAACAGTATGAGTCAATGTTGGAACACTATGGTTTGGATGAGCCGGTGCCGGTACAATATGTCAAATATATGGCTGGTATGGTACAAGGTGATTTAGGCGTGTCGTTTCAATATGATAATCGAGCGGTTACAGACGTAATACTAGATCGACTTGGTCCATCTGCACAATTAGGAGCACAAGCATTAATTATTGGGGCAATATTGGGGATTATTTTAGGTATGGTCGCTGCGATTCGACACAATACATGGGTAGATTATACATCAAATGTTATTGCGGTAATAGGGATTTCGATTCCGTCCTTTGTATTTGCCGGTATCTTACAGTATTATTTAGCGGTTCAGTGGAGATTGTTCCCGCCATCTTTCTGGGAAACACCGATCCACACGGTCTTGCCGACGATTGCATTAATGATATTCCCAATGGCCATCTGTGCACGATTCATGCGTACAGAAATGCTTGAAGTATTAGGGTCTGATTATATTGAATTGGCGCGCGCCAAAGGGGTGTCCAGTAACAGTATAATGTTTAAACATGCGATGCGAAACGCATTAATTCCGGTTATCACAGTATTAGGTCCGATGACAGTTAGTTTGATGACCGGTACGTTAGTAATTGAACAAATTTTTGCGGTACCAGGTATCGGGGAACAATTCGTAAGCTCTATCAACACGAAAGATTACCCAGTTATTATGGGTACAACCATGTTATTCTCCATTTTATTCATTGTGGTTATTCTTATTGTTGATTTACTGTATGGATTAATTGATCCACGTATCCGTATTTCGGGAGGGAAGAAATAA
- the trpS gene encoding tryptophan--tRNA ligase: MKTIFSGIQPSGSLTLGNYLGAMKHFVSLQEENNCYFCVVDEHAITVPQDRLKLRDNIKSLAALYIASGIDPDKSVLFIQSEVPAHTQLGWMLQTVSYIGELERMTQFKDKSHGKEAVSAGLLTYPPLMAADILLYNTDIVPVGEDQKQHLELTRDLAQRFNYRFNDIFTIPEISIPKVGARIMSLQEPTKKMSKSDDNQKASIFMLDTEKQIEKKIKSAVTDSDGIVKFDKENKPGISNLLTIFASCTGETVEEVEARYEGKNYGEFKQDTANAVIDALRPIQERYYQLIESDELDDLLDQGADKANFAATKMIRKAKKAMGLGRVKKKR; encoded by the coding sequence ATGAAAACAATATTCTCTGGTATTCAACCAAGTGGAAGTCTAACATTAGGAAATTATTTAGGAGCGATGAAGCATTTTGTTTCACTACAGGAAGAGAACAATTGCTATTTCTGCGTCGTAGATGAACATGCCATTACCGTCCCACAAGATCGACTGAAGCTTCGTGACAATATTAAATCACTTGCAGCGTTATATATTGCATCAGGTATTGATCCTGATAAATCAGTATTATTCATCCAATCCGAGGTCCCTGCCCACACGCAGTTAGGCTGGATGTTACAAACGGTAAGTTATATAGGCGAACTCGAGCGAATGACACAGTTTAAAGACAAATCTCATGGAAAAGAAGCCGTGTCTGCAGGGTTATTAACCTACCCACCATTAATGGCTGCCGATATTCTACTTTATAATACCGATATCGTACCAGTTGGCGAGGATCAAAAACAGCATCTTGAGCTGACTCGTGATCTCGCTCAACGATTCAACTATCGATTTAATGACATTTTTACCATCCCGGAAATCAGCATTCCGAAGGTAGGAGCAAGAATCATGTCATTACAGGAACCAACGAAAAAAATGAGTAAATCTGATGATAATCAAAAAGCATCTATCTTTATGCTCGATACCGAAAAACAGATTGAAAAGAAAATTAAAAGTGCTGTAACCGATTCTGATGGTATCGTGAAGTTTGATAAAGAGAATAAGCCGGGAATAAGCAACTTGCTTACTATTTTTGCAAGCTGTACAGGTGAAACCGTTGAAGAAGTAGAAGCACGATATGAAGGAAAAAACTATGGTGAGTTTAAACAAGATACAGCTAATGCTGTGATCGACGCCTTACGCCCTATCCAGGAACGCTATTACCAGTTAATTGAATCAGACGAATTGGACGACTTACTCGATCAAGGCGCAGATAAAGCTAATTTCGCCGCTACTAAAATGATACGCAAAGCGAAAAAAGCAATGGGACTTGGCAGAGTGAAAAAGAAAAGATAA